From Paenibacillus sp. PK3_47, the proteins below share one genomic window:
- a CDS encoding cation diffusion facilitator family transporter: protein MKDKQSPQSESVTWTGIVSDAALALAKGSVGYFTGSKALLGDALYSGANAAAKLAEVLPWRMEQVKPKKKERNLQRHANKEHLVAILFSVLILMAGVQIAFSAIRDLTRGNLSTPGEAAIITVLISIVLKEAIFQYQYRYFKKVGDGSHAAYADNHRFSLYTSIIALIGISASMAGGYIGWHPLLYMDPVAALLTSFLIFRKGYSLIIASVYVKNKQELPSEEAASFIETVQRVHGVIRVEHLTALEEGRYVNLQVKISVNPRITVMEAQDISECARKLLQHRFVHVGEVHMDVVPYDPGYPYKSNHELADNDIPTLLQ from the coding sequence ATGAAAGACAAACAATCACCGCAGAGTGAGTCGGTTACATGGACGGGAATTGTCAGTGATGCCGCGCTGGCGCTGGCCAAGGGAAGCGTGGGGTATTTCACAGGCAGCAAGGCGCTGCTAGGGGATGCGCTGTATTCCGGAGCGAATGCTGCGGCCAAGCTTGCCGAGGTGCTTCCGTGGCGCATGGAACAGGTGAAGCCGAAGAAGAAGGAGCGGAACCTTCAGCGGCATGCTAATAAAGAGCATCTCGTTGCGATTCTTTTTTCCGTCCTGATTCTGATGGCCGGTGTACAAATTGCCTTTTCGGCTATCCGTGATCTGACCCGGGGAAATTTATCTACTCCGGGCGAAGCAGCTATTATTACCGTTCTGATATCTATAGTCTTAAAAGAGGCCATATTCCAATATCAATACCGTTATTTCAAAAAGGTAGGCGATGGAAGTCATGCCGCTTATGCTGACAACCACCGTTTTAGTCTGTATACCTCAATTATCGCACTTATTGGGATATCTGCTTCTATGGCCGGAGGATATATCGGCTGGCATCCGCTGCTCTATATGGACCCGGTCGCTGCGCTGCTGACCAGCTTCCTGATTTTCCGCAAAGGCTATTCGCTTATTATTGCTTCTGTGTACGTAAAGAACAAACAGGAGCTTCCTTCAGAAGAAGCTGCCAGCTTTATAGAAACGGTGCAGCGGGTGCATGGAGTTATCCGTGTAGAGCATTTGACGGCACTGGAAGAAGGCCGTTATGTGAATCTCCAGGTCAAAATCAGCGTTAACCCGCGGATTACTGTAATGGAAGCCCAGGATATTTCGGAATGCGCCAGAAAGCTGCTGCAGCACCGTTTTGTCCATGTAGGCGAGGTTCATATGGATGTTGTGCCTTATGATCCGGGTTATCCTTATAAAAGCAATCATGAACTGGCGGATAATGATATTCCGACACTGCTTCAGTAG
- a CDS encoding post-transcriptional regulator encodes MESAEWTYEELSEEIEAMCRSKAEEFRLLGYEYVTGKDIWDCISRNYTKEGKPPLHKLVNDIYSLKATSYMNYLTIAAYKGLN; translated from the coding sequence GTGGAATCGGCGGAATGGACCTATGAGGAGCTGAGCGAAGAGATCGAAGCCATGTGCCGCAGCAAAGCGGAGGAATTCCGGCTCCTCGGCTATGAGTATGTAACCGGCAAGGATATCTGGGATTGTATCAGCCGCAACTATACCAAGGAAGGAAAGCCGCCCCTGCACAAGCTGGTAAATGATATTTATTCGCTGAAGGCCACCAGTTATATGAATTACCTGACTATTGCCGCCTACAAGGGGCTGAATTGA
- the secD gene encoding protein translocase subunit SecD, which translates to MKRLMGFIITVLVLTGVMAFTTPGLLDKVRLGLDLKGGFEILYQAEPMDVGGELTRASLQKTAESLEKRANALGTSEPEVTTEGTDRIRLKIAGVTDEAEVRKKMKEPAVLTFRSAAEGDAAGTYSKIELVGSDFVEGAAEVQRDQLNQPVISIKVKDKDKFAEITKRLLGKELAIYLDERLLSAPFVRAELTDGNASISGNYTIDEARELADTINLGALPLKLTEKYSQSVGATLGKQSLDQTIMAGLVASVIILIFMIGMYRLPGILASFALILHTWLLILVFVLADFTLTLPGIAAFILGIGMAVDANIITNERIREEMRSGKSILSSVKAGNKTSFRTVMDANVTTIIVAAVMFAFGTGAVKGFALILIVEIVLSIVTNLYFAHWLLSTLVKSGALKKPKQFGVKESDISAL; encoded by the coding sequence ATGAAGAGACTTATGGGCTTTATCATCACCGTGCTCGTTTTAACAGGCGTCATGGCGTTTACTACTCCCGGGCTGCTGGACAAGGTTCGGCTGGGTCTTGACCTGAAGGGCGGCTTTGAGATACTGTATCAGGCCGAGCCTATGGATGTAGGCGGAGAACTTACCCGTGCTTCACTGCAAAAAACGGCAGAAAGTCTGGAAAAACGGGCCAATGCACTTGGCACAAGCGAACCCGAGGTAACTACGGAAGGAACGGACCGCATCCGTCTCAAGATTGCGGGGGTTACTGACGAGGCTGAGGTACGCAAAAAAATGAAAGAACCTGCAGTTCTGACCTTCCGCAGTGCCGCTGAAGGCGACGCAGCGGGAACCTATAGCAAGATTGAGCTTGTAGGCAGTGATTTTGTCGAGGGGGCAGCTGAAGTTCAGCGTGATCAGCTGAACCAGCCGGTCATCAGCATCAAGGTGAAAGATAAGGATAAATTTGCCGAAATCACGAAGCGTTTGCTTGGCAAGGAGCTCGCTATTTATCTGGATGAGAGACTGCTGTCTGCTCCATTCGTAAGAGCCGAGCTTACCGACGGCAATGCGTCGATCTCCGGTAATTATACAATAGATGAAGCCCGTGAACTGGCCGATACGATTAACCTCGGTGCTCTGCCGCTGAAGCTCACGGAGAAATACTCCCAAAGTGTAGGCGCAACTCTGGGTAAGCAGTCTCTTGACCAGACCATTATGGCCGGTCTTGTGGCTTCTGTAATCATTCTGATCTTCATGATCGGTATGTACCGCCTGCCGGGGATACTGGCGAGCTTTGCACTGATTTTGCATACATGGCTCCTGATTCTCGTATTTGTACTTGCAGACTTTACTTTGACCCTTCCAGGTATTGCCGCATTTATTCTCGGTATAGGGATGGCGGTCGATGCCAATATCATTACCAATGAGCGGATAAGAGAAGAGATGCGCAGCGGCAAGAGTATTCTGTCTTCCGTCAAAGCAGGAAACAAAACCTCTTTCCGGACGGTTATGGACGCCAATGTGACAACTATTATCGTAGCAGCTGTTATGTTCGCTTTCGGTACAGGTGCAGTTAAAGGGTTTGCCCTGATTCTGATCGTCGAAATTGTGCTCAGTATTGTAACAAACCTCTATTTTGCCCACTGGCTGCTCAGTACTCTGGTCAAATCCGGCGCTCTGAAAAAACCGAAGCAATTTGGGGTAAAGGAGAGTGACATCAGTGCGCTTTAA
- the uraA gene encoding uracil permease yields the protein MQREIQVNEKLPWGPGFLLSLQHLFAMFGSTVLVPNLFGVDPGMILLMNGIGTLLYILICRGKIPAYLGSSFAFISPVLSVLGKHEGDHMHGYSLALGAFIVTGIIFILVALIVRFAGTGWIDVVFPPAVMGAIVATIGLELVPVAARMSGLIAPEGVAAADWTPDGKAITLSLVTLGVTVIGAVLFRGFPKIIHILIGIVTGYVLAYIMGQVNTSAISEASFFSHPTIVTPSFDLQVILTIIPVSLVVIVEHIGHLLVTSNIVGKDLAKDPGLDRSLMGNGISTILSGFVGSTPNTTYGENIGVMALTKVYSVYVIGGAAVIAILLSFSGTFSSVIANIPAPVMGGVSLLLFGVIAASGLRIFVEQKVDFSKATNMILATLVLVVGISGISLNIGEVQLKGMALATIVGILLSLFFKLIEVLGLSNDKEEEKSAH from the coding sequence TTGCAACGCGAAATTCAAGTTAACGAGAAACTCCCTTGGGGCCCGGGTTTTCTGCTGAGTCTGCAGCATCTGTTCGCCATGTTCGGCAGCACGGTGCTTGTTCCTAACCTGTTCGGGGTAGACCCTGGCATGATCCTGCTGATGAATGGTATCGGCACCCTGCTCTACATCTTGATCTGCCGCGGCAAAATCCCCGCGTATCTCGGTTCAAGCTTTGCCTTTATCTCGCCGGTTCTGAGTGTGCTTGGAAAGCACGAGGGTGATCACATGCATGGATATTCACTTGCACTCGGCGCTTTTATCGTTACAGGTATTATTTTCATTCTTGTCGCTTTGATCGTCCGTTTTGCGGGCACCGGCTGGATCGATGTAGTATTCCCTCCGGCGGTTATGGGAGCCATTGTCGCAACCATTGGACTGGAGCTTGTTCCGGTTGCTGCACGCATGTCCGGACTGATCGCGCCGGAAGGTGTGGCTGCTGCTGACTGGACGCCTGACGGCAAAGCCATTACCCTCTCCCTGGTGACGCTCGGTGTAACCGTTATCGGTGCGGTGCTATTCCGCGGTTTCCCAAAAATCATTCATATCCTCATCGGTATCGTTACCGGTTATGTTCTCGCTTATATCATGGGTCAAGTAAATACATCTGCGATTTCCGAAGCCAGTTTCTTTTCCCATCCGACAATCGTCACTCCTTCCTTCGACCTGCAGGTTATCCTGACCATTATTCCTGTATCACTTGTAGTCATTGTTGAACACATCGGCCACCTGCTTGTAACGAGCAACATTGTCGGCAAAGATCTGGCCAAAGATCCGGGACTGGACCGCTCGCTGATGGGTAACGGGATTTCTACCATTCTGTCCGGCTTCGTGGGTTCCACTCCGAACACGACTTACGGTGAGAATATCGGTGTTATGGCTCTGACCAAAGTATATTCGGTGTATGTGATCGGCGGTGCGGCAGTGATTGCCATCCTGCTCTCGTTCTCAGGCACCTTCTCATCCGTAATTGCCAACATCCCGGCTCCGGTAATGGGCGGCGTTTCACTCCTGCTGTTCGGGGTTATCGCGGCATCCGGCCTGCGAATCTTTGTTGAGCAAAAGGTTGATTTCTCCAAAGCCACCAACATGATTCTGGCAACACTGGTGCTGGTAGTGGGCATCAGCGGCATCTCGCTTAACATCGGTGAGGTACAATTGAAAGGTATGGCGCTGGCTACAATTGTCGGCATCCTGCTCTCCCTGTTCTTTAAGCTGATTGAAGTTCTCGGTTTGTCGAATGACAAGGAAGAAGAGAAATCGGCACACTAA
- the recJ gene encoding single-stranded-DNA-specific exonuclease RecJ, with product MLHSKTRWQSPEADSEAVQELARSLSISPLLSSLLVSRGFGNPDQALEFMDGGADDSHDPFLLKGMREAVPRIRKALQEEEHILVYGDYDADGVSSTSLMIYLLRYLGASFDIYIPHRSNEGYGLHNHALDWAVQQGVTLVITVDTGISAYHQIAYAAELGIDVIVTDHHEPPELLPEAYALINPKLPDCPYPFKGLAGVGVAYKLAQALLGDKVPEEWAEIAAIGTVADLMPLLGENRSLVRKGIASMRNSPFPGIRALLGVGGITISTVSAVNIAFGMAPRINASGRLDHAGRAVTLLTTADPDEAEQLAGELDLLNKERQMVVDRIVTEAAEKLTRQLDGGGGVPDIIVLAEENWNVGVVGIVASKLLERYYRPVIILDINPETGMCKGSARSIPGLDIHAALTSCSELMDHFGGHPAAAGMSLHRDQIAAFTAALNEYAASVLTPEHFIPVTAADGEVEIAGLTLQAALDLDRLAPFGMSNPLPKFVLRGAAVKETRKMGQEGKHLKLVLQQGKHTIEAVAFGKGPLADLLPGGTQIDVLAELSVNEWNGSRKPQLMLQDLAVPKSQLFDLRGTSDAVKQAAYLRELLQPYSGETAFKAAAVFQNSRLTPLSQLKGMSLWVYDEEAGISALGPGQAEAGDGHISLLCLLDMPETPEQLDAVLAAFPQADNIALLHPLRDGRDRLQIPTRDHFKSLYKLIASIAATATPENEVLLRLSRQSPLSVRMLGKMLDVFEELDFIRRNNGTLEFVTRPAAKSLTASRNFVRLGQMAEMEQYFMEGSRSELQDWMLSRRAGAS from the coding sequence TTGCTTCATTCAAAAACAAGATGGCAATCTCCGGAAGCCGACTCCGAAGCCGTACAGGAATTGGCCCGGAGCCTTTCTATTTCTCCGCTTCTTTCTTCCCTGCTGGTGAGCAGAGGATTCGGAAATCCGGATCAGGCTCTGGAATTTATGGACGGCGGGGCGGATGACAGCCATGATCCGTTTCTGCTCAAAGGGATGAGAGAGGCTGTACCGCGGATCAGAAAGGCTTTGCAGGAAGAAGAACATATCCTTGTCTATGGCGATTATGACGCTGACGGGGTATCAAGTACCTCGCTAATGATTTATTTGCTGCGGTATTTAGGCGCTTCTTTTGACATTTATATTCCCCATCGTTCCAATGAAGGATACGGCCTGCACAATCATGCCCTGGACTGGGCAGTACAGCAGGGGGTAACACTGGTAATAACAGTGGATACCGGGATCAGCGCTTATCATCAGATCGCCTATGCTGCAGAGCTGGGGATTGATGTCATCGTTACGGATCATCATGAACCTCCGGAGCTGCTGCCCGAGGCTTATGCGCTGATTAATCCGAAGCTCCCTGATTGCCCATATCCGTTCAAAGGGCTGGCAGGTGTAGGGGTTGCCTATAAGCTGGCCCAAGCGCTGCTGGGCGATAAAGTACCGGAAGAATGGGCTGAAATCGCAGCGATCGGAACTGTGGCTGACCTTATGCCGCTGCTTGGGGAGAACCGCAGCCTGGTGCGCAAAGGGATTGCCAGCATGCGGAATTCTCCTTTTCCGGGAATCCGGGCATTGCTGGGTGTCGGCGGGATTACAATTAGTACGGTCAGCGCTGTGAATATTGCCTTTGGCATGGCACCGCGGATTAATGCCAGCGGAAGGCTGGATCATGCGGGCCGCGCAGTCACCCTGCTGACAACGGCCGATCCGGATGAAGCCGAACAGCTTGCCGGTGAACTGGATCTTCTCAACAAGGAACGGCAAATGGTAGTCGACAGAATTGTGACGGAAGCAGCGGAAAAACTGACCCGCCAGCTTGACGGCGGAGGCGGGGTGCCGGACATTATTGTCCTTGCTGAAGAGAACTGGAATGTCGGCGTCGTGGGCATTGTAGCCTCCAAGCTTCTGGAGCGCTATTACCGGCCTGTGATCATACTCGATATCAATCCGGAGACAGGCATGTGCAAAGGCTCCGCCCGTTCTATTCCCGGTCTCGACATTCATGCTGCGCTTACTTCCTGCAGTGAGCTGATGGACCATTTCGGCGGACACCCGGCTGCTGCCGGAATGAGCCTGCACCGAGATCAGATTGCTGCTTTTACAGCAGCTTTGAACGAGTATGCGGCTTCAGTGCTGACACCGGAGCATTTTATCCCTGTGACGGCTGCTGACGGTGAGGTGGAAATTGCCGGGCTGACGCTGCAGGCTGCGCTGGATCTGGACAGGCTGGCCCCCTTCGGGATGTCCAACCCGCTGCCGAAGTTCGTGCTGCGGGGAGCAGCCGTGAAGGAGACGCGCAAAATGGGCCAGGAGGGCAAGCATCTGAAGCTTGTCCTTCAGCAGGGTAAACATACGATAGAAGCCGTTGCTTTCGGCAAAGGTCCGCTTGCGGACCTGCTCCCGGGCGGTACCCAGATTGATGTCCTGGCTGAGCTGTCCGTAAATGAATGGAACGGCTCACGCAAGCCGCAGCTGATGCTGCAGGATCTTGCGGTGCCCAAGTCACAGCTGTTTGATCTGCGGGGAACCTCTGATGCAGTGAAGCAGGCGGCTTATCTCAGAGAGCTGCTGCAGCCCTACAGCGGAGAGACTGCCTTCAAAGCCGCTGCGGTATTTCAGAACAGCCGCCTGACGCCGCTCAGCCAATTGAAAGGAATGTCGCTTTGGGTATATGATGAGGAGGCAGGAATTTCTGCGCTGGGACCGGGACAAGCGGAGGCAGGTGACGGCCATATCTCCCTGCTCTGTCTGCTCGATATGCCGGAAACGCCGGAGCAGCTTGATGCGGTGCTTGCAGCTTTTCCGCAAGCGGATAATATCGCCCTGCTGCACCCGCTCCGGGACGGGCGTGACCGGCTCCAGATTCCGACCCGGGACCATTTCAAATCGTTATATAAATTAATTGCTTCGATTGCCGCCACAGCAACGCCGGAGAATGAGGTGCTGCTGCGGCTGAGCCGCCAGTCCCCGCTGAGTGTCCGTATGCTGGGGAAAATGCTGGACGTCTTCGAGGAGCTTGATTTTATCAGACGTAATAATGGGACTTTAGAGTTCGTCACCCGGCCGGCGGCCAAAAGCCTGACGGCCTCCCGAAATTTTGTCCGGCTGGGTCAAATGGCCGAAATGGAGCAGTATTTCATGGAAGGCAGCCGCAGCGAGCTGCAGGACTGGATGCTTTCCCGCCGTGCGGGAGCTTCATAG
- a CDS encoding adenine phosphoribosyltransferase encodes MDFKNSIRVIPDFPQAGISFKDITTLLKDGEAYRAAIDELKALVAHLQIDVIAGPEARGFVVGAPLAYALGVGFVPIRKSGKLPYETIEVGYDLEYGKDTLAVHTDAIKPGQKVLIADDLLATGGTIATSVSLVEQLGGEVVGAAFLIELVQLAGRNKLSGIEVVSLLNYED; translated from the coding sequence TTGGACTTCAAAAACAGTATTCGTGTAATTCCGGATTTTCCTCAAGCAGGTATCAGCTTTAAGGATATCACTACATTACTTAAAGACGGTGAGGCTTACCGTGCGGCCATTGATGAGCTAAAGGCTCTTGTAGCCCATCTGCAAATCGATGTCATTGCCGGACCGGAGGCGCGCGGCTTTGTTGTCGGCGCACCGCTGGCCTATGCACTGGGCGTCGGCTTTGTGCCGATCCGCAAGAGCGGCAAGCTGCCGTACGAAACCATTGAGGTAGGTTATGATCTGGAATACGGCAAAGATACGCTTGCCGTGCACACGGATGCGATCAAGCCGGGCCAAAAGGTGCTAATCGCTGATGATCTGCTGGCAACCGGCGGAACCATCGCTACTTCGGTCAGCCTGGTCGAGCAGCTTGGCGGCGAGGTTGTAGGGGCTGCTTTCCTGATTGAGCTGGTGCAGCTTGCCGGCCGCAACAAGCTTTCAGGCATTGAAGTGGTGTCCCTGCTTAATTACGAAGATTAA
- the dtd gene encoding D-aminoacyl-tRNA deacylase — protein MRVVVQRCKEAKVTVEGQVTGAIGEGLMLLVGVTHEDTEKEAKYLADKIAGLRIFEDEAGKMNHSVTETGGAILSVSQFTLYGDCRKGRRPNFMAAAAPGEAKRLYDYFNQELRAGGLQVETGVFGAMMDVSLVNWGPVTLIVDSQG, from the coding sequence ATGAGAGTGGTTGTACAGCGCTGCAAGGAAGCCAAGGTTACCGTTGAGGGTCAGGTTACCGGTGCTATTGGCGAAGGGCTGATGCTGCTTGTCGGCGTGACCCATGAAGATACAGAGAAGGAAGCCAAATATTTGGCTGACAAGATTGCCGGACTGCGGATTTTTGAAGATGAAGCCGGCAAAATGAACCATAGCGTGACTGAGACCGGAGGCGCAATCCTCTCCGTATCGCAGTTCACGCTGTACGGGGACTGCCGCAAAGGCCGCCGCCCGAATTTCATGGCTGCAGCTGCACCTGGAGAGGCGAAGCGGCTCTACGATTATTTTAATCAGGAGCTGAGAGCGGGGGGGCTGCAGGTGGAAACGGGTGTGTTCGGAGCAATGATGGACGTATCCCTCGTTAACTGGGGCCCGGTTACGCTTATTGTCGACAGCCAGGGTTAG
- the secF gene encoding protein translocase subunit SecF, whose amino-acid sequence MRFKKELDFVHLSKYFYIFSIVLTVLGVGFLAFLGLNYSVDFKAGSNVDVALSKSITQEQLAPALASLNMEHEPSITIGDQRVNIRYDEVLNDTQSEALKTEITKLDDQASFEINTVDTEMAKELARNAIYSVLLSCLGIIIYVSIRFEWRFALAAIVALMHDAFMVVAIFSIFRLEVDITFIVAVLTIIGYSINDTIVIFDRIRENLRFGKQKTYEDLKALVNKSVAQTLMRSLYTAFTVFIAAFFLFALGGESIKMFSLAMVIGLLFGAYSSIFIASPLWLLLKKRQKPAVNNNPAKA is encoded by the coding sequence GTGCGCTTTAAGAAAGAGCTTGATTTTGTACATTTGAGCAAGTATTTTTATATATTTTCCATCGTACTGACTGTACTCGGTGTAGGCTTTCTGGCATTTCTCGGATTGAACTACAGCGTTGATTTCAAGGCCGGCTCCAATGTGGACGTCGCGCTTTCAAAGAGTATTACCCAGGAGCAGCTTGCTCCGGCACTTGCCAGCCTGAATATGGAGCATGAACCCAGCATTACGATTGGCGACCAGCGGGTGAACATCCGGTACGATGAAGTATTGAATGACACCCAGAGTGAGGCCCTCAAAACGGAAATCACCAAGCTGGATGACCAGGCTTCCTTCGAAATTAATACAGTGGATACGGAGATGGCCAAAGAACTTGCCCGTAATGCTATCTACTCTGTACTTCTTTCATGTCTGGGGATCATCATCTATGTAAGTATCCGCTTTGAATGGCGTTTTGCCCTGGCGGCGATTGTAGCGCTGATGCATGATGCATTTATGGTAGTTGCCATTTTCTCGATTTTCCGCCTGGAGGTCGATATTACCTTTATCGTAGCGGTGCTTACCATCATCGGTTATTCTATTAACGATACGATCGTTATCTTTGACCGGATCCGCGAGAATCTCCGCTTCGGCAAGCAAAAAACCTATGAAGATCTTAAGGCGCTGGTCAACAAGAGTGTGGCCCAGACCCTTATGCGTTCACTATACACAGCATTTACAGTATTCATTGCTGCGTTCTTCCTGTTCGCGCTTGGCGGAGAGTCCATCAAGATGTTCTCGCTCGCTATGGTAATCGGTCTGCTCTTCGGAGCTTATTCTTCCATCTTTATCGCGAGTCCGCTCTGGCTGCTGCTGAAGAAGCGCCAGAAGCCGGCCGTAAACAACAATCCGGCCAAAGCCTAA
- a CDS encoding bifunctional (p)ppGpp synthetase/guanosine-3',5'-bis(diphosphate) 3'-pyrophosphohydrolase, giving the protein MGIEQLIEKAAAYIKEKDLLRIREAYEFADQAHHGQVRKSGEPYILHPLAVADIVVNMQMDVISIIAALLHDVVEDTTVSLEQIREHFGDTCAMLVDGLTKLERIRFRSKEEQQNENYRKMFIAMAQDIRVIVIKLADRLHNMRTLKYQSEESQRRISYETLEIFCPIADRLGISAIKWEMEDIALRYLNPQQYYRIANLVHKKRAEREQFIENVIGRIRSKLDEMGIEGDLSGRPKHIYSVYNKMSTKNKQFNEIYDLLAIRIIVDNIKDCYATLGIIHTLWKPMPGRFKDYIAMPKANMYQSLHTTVVGPGGEPTEVQIRTWEMHRTAEFGIAAHWAYKEGSSNTGNPENRMPFFREILELQHEAKDAEEFVESLKMDFFSDLVFVFTPKGEVVELPAGSVPLDFAFRIHTEVGNRTIGAKVNGRIVPLDHKLKTGDIVEILTSKNSYGPSRDWLKIAQSSHARSKIKQWFKKEKREENVEKGREACERELKRLNVEVSDFLTEDKMSEVAKKFAFNDVEDMLSAVGFGGITAAQIASKLTEKLRKEQEDAAGYLELTSEMKEIKSSGEKRNQPTNGVRVKGIDNLLVRFARCCNPVPGDDIIGYVTRGRGVSVHREDCPNIPNDGDGEESARVIEVEWEGSMEANYSVDIEITGHDRNGLLNEVLQAVSESKTNISAVTGRSDKNKMAMIHMTILIRNTDHLQSVVDRVKRVKDVYTVNRIMQ; this is encoded by the coding sequence ATGGGCATAGAGCAATTAATTGAAAAGGCCGCAGCCTATATAAAAGAAAAAGATCTTCTCCGCATCCGGGAAGCTTATGAGTTTGCCGATCAGGCTCATCACGGGCAAGTTCGGAAGTCGGGGGAGCCATACATTCTGCATCCGCTCGCGGTCGCAGATATTGTCGTCAATATGCAGATGGATGTCATATCCATTATTGCTGCGCTGCTGCATGATGTAGTCGAGGATACAACCGTTTCGCTGGAGCAGATCCGCGAGCATTTCGGCGATACCTGCGCGATGCTGGTGGATGGTCTGACCAAGCTGGAACGCATCCGCTTCCGCTCCAAAGAAGAACAGCAAAATGAGAATTACCGCAAAATGTTCATTGCCATGGCCCAGGATATCCGGGTCATTGTTATTAAGCTTGCCGACCGGCTGCATAATATGCGGACACTTAAGTATCAGTCGGAAGAGAGCCAGCGCCGGATTTCTTATGAAACGCTGGAGATTTTCTGTCCCATTGCCGACCGGCTCGGGATCTCGGCGATTAAATGGGAGATGGAGGATATTGCCCTCCGTTACCTGAATCCGCAGCAGTATTACCGCATCGCCAATCTGGTGCACAAGAAGCGGGCCGAGCGTGAGCAGTTCATTGAGAATGTCATCGGACGCATCCGCTCCAAGCTGGACGAGATGGGAATCGAAGGGGATCTCTCCGGACGTCCCAAGCATATTTACAGTGTCTATAACAAGATGAGCACCAAGAACAAGCAGTTTAACGAAATTTATGATCTGCTTGCGATCCGCATTATCGTTGATAACATTAAAGATTGTTATGCCACATTAGGGATCATTCATACGCTTTGGAAACCGATGCCTGGACGTTTCAAGGACTATATCGCCATGCCCAAAGCGAATATGTACCAATCGCTGCATACGACCGTAGTAGGCCCGGGCGGGGAACCGACAGAAGTGCAGATCCGCACCTGGGAAATGCACCGCACCGCCGAGTTCGGGATTGCCGCGCACTGGGCTTATAAGGAAGGCAGCAGCAACACCGGCAACCCGGAGAACCGCATGCCGTTTTTCCGCGAAATTCTGGAGCTGCAGCATGAAGCCAAGGATGCCGAAGAATTCGTGGAATCGCTCAAAATGGACTTTTTCTCTGACCTGGTATTCGTGTTCACCCCAAAAGGCGAGGTTGTGGAGCTGCCGGCTGGCTCGGTACCGCTTGATTTTGCCTTCCGGATTCATACAGAGGTTGGTAACCGGACGATCGGGGCCAAGGTGAACGGAAGAATTGTACCGCTTGACCATAAGCTGAAGACCGGGGATATTGTAGAAATCCTGACCTCCAAGAACTCATACGGACCAAGCCGTGACTGGCTTAAGATTGCCCAGTCTTCGCATGCCCGAAGCAAGATCAAGCAGTGGTTCAAGAAGGAAAAACGCGAGGAGAACGTCGAAAAGGGCCGTGAAGCATGTGAGCGCGAGCTGAAGCGCCTCAATGTTGAAGTGTCCGATTTTCTTACGGAAGATAAGATGTCCGAAGTCGCGAAGAAATTTGCCTTTAACGATGTGGAGGATATGCTCTCCGCAGTCGGCTTCGGCGGGATTACCGCAGCGCAGATTGCCTCCAAGCTGACAGAGAAGCTGCGCAAGGAGCAGGAGGATGCCGCCGGCTATCTGGAGCTTACTTCGGAGATGAAGGAGATCAAATCCAGCGGGGAGAAGCGCAACCAGCCGACCAATGGCGTCCGTGTCAAAGGGATTGATAATCTGCTTGTCCGTTTTGCAAGGTGCTGTAATCCGGTGCCGGGCGACGACATTATCGGGTACGTGACCCGCGGGCGCGGAGTTTCCGTTCACCGTGAGGATTGTCCTAACATTCCGAACGATGGTGACGGAGAGGAATCGGCACGGGTAATTGAAGTCGAATGGGAAGGCAGCATGGAAGCCAACTACAGTGTCGACATCGAGATCACCGGACATGACCGCAACGGTCTGCTCAACGAAGTGCTGCAGGCAGTCTCGGAGAGCAAGACGAACATTTCTGCGGTTACCGGGCGTTCCGACAAGAACAAGATGGCAATGATTCACATGACCATCCTGATCCGCAATACTGACCATCTGCAGTCTGTAGTAGACCGGGTAAAACGGGTCAAGGATGTATATACGGTTAACCGCATCATGCAATGA